In Polynucleobacter sp. TUM22923, one genomic interval encodes:
- a CDS encoding cytochrome c oxidase assembly protein translates to MSVIASLNRQILLKLLIASVMMFGFGYALVPMYKALCEVTGINVVTSKNDYGTRAFSVNKVGNTQVDYSRKVTIEFDSNSRGPFTFKPVKNYLEVHPGEMTEIVYEVTNNLGRPVKAQAIPSYAPKSAMEFFTKLECFCFQEQTLAANEMKKMPVVFVIDAGLPADVKTITLSYTFFELGVGQQPAGSTTPKSKS, encoded by the coding sequence ATGTCAGTCATTGCATCTCTAAACCGCCAAATTCTATTGAAGCTGCTTATTGCTTCAGTGATGATGTTTGGGTTTGGGTACGCTTTGGTGCCAATGTATAAAGCTTTGTGCGAAGTTACTGGCATCAATGTGGTAACCAGCAAAAATGATTACGGTACACGTGCCTTCAGCGTAAACAAAGTGGGTAATACCCAAGTTGACTACTCACGTAAGGTCACCATCGAGTTTGACTCGAATAGTCGAGGACCATTTACCTTTAAGCCGGTGAAGAACTATTTAGAAGTTCATCCTGGTGAGATGACAGAAATTGTGTATGAGGTGACTAATAACTTAGGTCGCCCAGTAAAGGCTCAGGCGATTCCGAGTTACGCACCAAAAAGTGCAATGGAGTTCTTTACGAAGTTGGAATGTTTTTGCTTTCAGGAGCAAACATTGGCAGCTAACGAAATGAAAAAGATGCCGGTTGTATTTGTGATCGATGCGGGCTTGCCTGCGGACGTTAAAACAATTACCCTTTCATATACCTTTTTTGAATTAGGCGTGGGTCAGCAACCTGCTGGATCAACCACTCCAAAATCTAAGTCATGA
- a CDS encoding cytochrome oxidase small assembly protein encodes MVLKVWSGPFHRQRHTILLKHLLTLKNCMQQESKHSLKEIRSASNRRLGFILLSVAVIFFIGILVKRSVLG; translated from the coding sequence ATGGTGCTAAAGGTTTGGAGTGGACCATTCCATCGCCAGCGCCACACCATACTTTTGAAACACCTCCTGACGCTAAAGAATTGCATGCAGCAGGAATCTAAACATTCACTGAAAGAGATCCGGTCTGCGAGTAATCGTAGATTGGGCTTTATTCTGTTGAGCGTCGCAGTGATTTTCTTTATCGGTATCTTGGTCAAGCGGAGTGTGTTGGGTTAA